TGCAGCTGCTTGGGCATGTAGCGGTCCTGGGCCAGCACCGAGCCCAGCAGCGGGAAGCCGTTGAACGCGGTGTTCGCGGCCAGGATCAGCACCAGCGCGGTGGCCGCCTGGATGTAGAAGAACCCGATCGAGGTGTCCCCGCCGAAGACGGCGCTGGCGACCTGGGCGATGACCGTGCGCTGCGGCTCGGTCTCGCAGTTCGTGAACCCCTCGAGGTCGCAGGGGAACTCGGCGTACTTGACCCCGGAGAACAGCGCGAGCGCGGTCACGCCGGCGAACATCGTGGCGGCGATCCCGCCCATCAGCGCCAGCGTGGTGGCCGCGTTCTTCGACTTCGGGGGCTTGAAGGCCGGCACCCCGTTGGCGATCGCCTCGACCCCGGTCAGCGCGGTGCAGCCCGAGGCGAAGGCGCGCAGCGCGAAGAACAGCAGGGCGACGCCGGTGAGGTTGTCGAAGCCCGGCTCCGGCGTGATCGTGTACGCCGCGCTCTCGGCGACCAGGGAGGCGTCCCGGAAGAAGTACTCGATGAACCCGGTGACGATCATGACCATGATCCCGGCCACGAACAGGTACGTGGGGACGGCGAAGCTCTTGCCCGACTCCCGCAGGCCCCGCAGGTTCGCCGCGGCCAGGAACCCGACCAGGACGACGGCGATCAGCACGCGGTGCTGGGCCAGCTGCGGGAACGCCGAGATGATGTTGTCGGTGCCGGCGCTGACCGACACGGCCACGGTGAGCACGTAGTCGGTGAGCAGCGCGCTGGCGACCACCAGCGAGGCGAACCGGCCGTGGTTCTTGGCCGCGACCTCGTAGTCCCCGCCGCCGGAGGGGTAGGCGTGCACCACCTGGCGGTAGGACAGCACCACCACGACCAGCAGCAGGACGACGGCGACGGCCAGCCAGGGCGCCAGGAACAGGAACGCCGTCCCCGCGAGGGTCAGCACGATGAGGATCTCCTGGGTGGCGTAGGCCACCGAGGAGAGCGGGTCGCTGGCGAAGATCGGCAGCGCGAGCCGCTTGGGCAGGAGGGACTCGCCGGCCCGGTCGCTGCGGACGGGACGCCCGAGGACCAGGCGCTTGGGGAGTTGCCCGAGGTCGGACAGCGAAGGCACGAGCGGATGGTACGGACGGTGCGTGCGCGGACCCGCCCGACGGACCGCGGTCGTGTCGTGCAGCGGGTGTACGTTCGCGCGCTGTACGCCTCGGCGGTCCACGCCGGGGGGCCGGACCCGCGGGGAGAACCTCAGTGCACGTGGTCGTCATGGGCTGCGGTCGGGTCGGCTCGGCCATCGCCCGCCGTCTCGAGGAGATCGGCCACAGCGTCGCGGTCATCGACCAGAACGCCGAGGCCTTCCGTCGCCTCGGCCCGGAGTTCGAGGGCCGCCAGGTCACCGGCCTGGGCTTCGACCGGCAGACGCTGCTGGACGCCGGCATCGACTCCGCCGGGGCGTTCGCCGCGGTCAGCAGCGGTGACAACTCCAACATCATCGCCGCGCGGGTGGCCCGGGAGACCTTCGGCGTCGAGCACGTCGTCGCCCGGATCTACGACTCCAAGCGGGCCGAGGTCTACGAGCGGATGGGCATCCCCAGCGTCGCCACCGTCCCGTGGACGGTGAACCGGCTGATGCGCGAGCTGCTCAGCGTCAAGGTCACCGAGATCTGGCGCGAGCCCACCGGCAAGGTGCTGCTCATGCGGGTCACGGTCACCGACGGCTGGGTCGGCCGCCCGCTGGCCGACCTCGAGCGCGCCACCGGCGCCCGCGCCGCCTGGCTGG
This sequence is a window from Geodermatophilaceae bacterium NBWT11. Protein-coding genes within it:
- a CDS encoding TrkA family potassium uptake protein, with the translated sequence MHVVVMGCGRVGSAIARRLEEIGHSVAVIDQNAEAFRRLGPEFEGRQVTGLGFDRQTLLDAGIDSAGAFAAVSSGDNSNIIAARVARETFGVEHVVARIYDSKRAEVYERMGIPSVATVPWTVNRLMRELLSVKVTEIWREPTGKVLLMRVTVTDGWVGRPLADLERATGARAAWLVRFGDAQLPRASTVLQTGDHLVVAATDDIAAQVHDAVENVPAGGQH